In Stigmatopora nigra isolate UIUO_SnigA chromosome 18, RoL_Snig_1.1, whole genome shotgun sequence, one genomic interval encodes:
- the eef2k gene encoding eukaryotic elongation factor 2 kinase isoform X1: protein MEDELMFSMDNEGSGTRPSVHRNPPKQRVSSLTDNDDDDEDDEAFSCSILDDPAREICHYMQNLANNRQLSDSLPKSNFSYQNQSEHLAEGSYQVLSESARESWINAVKKAKAMPDPWAEFHLEDKETESGLRYRYNAITGEWGQDHVHIKMAAQPFGRGAMRECFRTKKLSSFSHSSNWKSASNYVAKRYMETVEPSVYFEDVRLQMEAKLWGEEFNRHRPPKQVDIMQMCVVELSQRPGKPLFHLEHYIEGKYIKYNSNSGFVRDDNIRLTPQAFSHFSFERSGHQLIVVDIQGVGDLYTDPQIHTEKGTDFGDGNLGVRGMALFFHSHLCNKICKSMGLTPFDLSPAERQQLDCTNKLLKSAKTVLRGCEEQCGSPRVRTISGSRAPPQLSRMSETSSVDESMSDADSMPCSPLVAPFVMARSPVGLSFTGMHEHENAGEHRESDSGGDSGYPSERRSEGDPNDQADGARHRYQRHYSESDEDSVRRLTEEKWSFFHSSRAHVHRSSCVATEIERLDSLMQKRLGQSILGKVHLAMVRYHEAGRFCEKDEQWDEESAAFHLERAAQCGELEAIVAIGQCCLQLPHHILPDMTLEENAGNKMKGFKYLLMAAEAGDRSSMITVARAFDTGVNLSADRKQDWVAAIRWYDKALNMVEHDEGGEFDGIQDEPRYLLLAREAEMFLVGGYDLAADPQKAGDLFTEAAEAAMEAMKGRSANQYYMKAEEAWALMEE, encoded by the exons ATGGAGGACGAGCTAATGTTTAGCATGGACAACGAGGGCAGCGGCACCCGACCCTCCGTGCACAGAAATCCGCCCAAGCAGCGCGTCTCCTCCCTCACCGacaatgacgacgacgacgaagacgacgagGCCTTCTCCTGCTCCATCTTGGACGACCCCGCCCGTGAGATCTGCCACTACATGCAGAATCTAGCCAACAACCGCCAGCTGTCCGACTCTTTGCCCAAGAGCAACTTCTCATACCAG AATCAAAGTGAGCATTTGGCGGAAGGTTCGTACCAGGTTTTGTCTGAGAGTGCACGG GAGTCGTGGATAAACGCGGTGAAAAAGGCCAAAGCTATGCCCGACCCTTGGGCCGAGTTTCACCTGGAGGATAAAGAGACGGAATCGGGTTTACGCTACAG GTATAATGCTATAACAGGCGAGTGGGGCCAAGACCACGTCCACATCAAAATGGCTGCCCAG CCTTTTGGGAGAGGAGCCATGAGGGAGTGCTTCAGAAC GAAAAAGCTGTCCAGCTTCTCGCACAGCAGCAACTGGAAATCGGCGTCCAACTACGTGGCCAAGCGCTACATGGAGACGGTGGAGCCAAGTGTCTACTTTGAGGACGTCCGCTTACAGATGGAGGCCAAACTGTGGGGGGAGGAATTCAACCGCCACAGGCCCCCCAAACAG GTGGACATCATGCAGATGTGTGTGGTGGAGTTGAGCCAAAGGCCCGGAAAGCCGCTCTTCCATCTGGAGCATTACATCGAGGGAAAGTACATCAAGTATAACTCCAACTCGGGATTCGTAAGGGACGACAACATCAGGCTGACGCCACAG gCATTCAGCCACTTCAGTTTCGAGCGTTCGGGCCACCAGCTGATTGTGGTTGACATCCAGGGCGTGGGTGACCtttacaccgacccccagaTTCACACAGAAAAAGGAACTGATTTTGGAGATGGAAACCTGG GCGTTCGAGGCATGGCACTTTTCTTCCACTCGCACTTGTGCAACAAAATCTGCAAGAGCATGGGCCTGACGCCGTTTGATTTGTCCCCGGCCGAGAGACAGCAGCTGGACTGTACCAACAAACTCTTG AAATCGGCCAAGACGGTGCTGAGGGGCTGCGAGGAGCAGTGCGGCTCCCCCCGCGTGCGCACCATATCCGGGAGCCGGGCGCCGCCGCAGCTGTCTCGCATGTCCGAGACGTCGTCGGTGGACGAGAGCATGAGTGACGCCGATTCCATGCCGTGTTCTCCACTGGTGGCGCCATTCGTCATGGCTAGGTCTCCAGTTG GTTTATCTTTTACCGGGATGCATGAACACGAAAATGCAGGGGAACACAGG GAGTCGGACAGCGGGGGGGATAGCGGATACCCCAGCGAGAGGAGGAGTGAAGGGGACCCCAATGACCAGGCGGATGGG GCTCGCCACCGCTACCAAAGACATTATTCCGAGTCGGACGAGGACAGTGTCAGACGG CTAACCGAAGAAAAATGGAGTTTCTTCCACTCATCCCGAGCTCACGTACACAGATCTTCCTGCGTGGCTACCGAAATCGAACGACTCGATTCTCTCATGCAAAAGCGACTCGGGCAGTCCATCCTGGGGAAG GTGCACCTAGCCATGGTGCGCTACCACGAAGCTGGACGTTTCTGCGAGAAAGACGAGCAGTGGGATGAAGAATCGGCTGCGTTTCACTTAGAACGAGCGGCGCAATGTGGCGAGCTGGAGGCCATCGTAGCCATTGGACAGTGTTGCCTACAGCTGCCCCATCATATCCTACCTGACATGACCCTAGAG GAAAATGCTGGAAACAAAATGAAAGGCTTTAAATATCTCCTCATGGCTGCCGAAGCGGGCGACCGATCTTCTATGATCACTGTGGCCCGAGCTTTTGATACGGGGGTTAATCTGTCAGCAGACAG GAAGCAGGACTGGGTGGCGGCTATCCGCTGGTACGATAAGGCGCTAAACATGGTCGAACACGACGAGGGAGGCGAGTTTGATGGCATTCAGGATGAGCCTCGCTACCTCCTGCTGGCCAGAGAGGCCGAGATGTTCCTGGTGGGGGGGTATGACCTTGCCGCTGACCCCCAGAAAGCAG GTGACCTGTTTACCGAAGCAGCAGAAGCTGCCATGGAGGCCATGAAAGGACGCTCGGCGAATCAGTACTACATGAAAGCTGAAGAGGCATGGGCGCTGATGGAAGAATAA
- the eef2k gene encoding eukaryotic elongation factor 2 kinase isoform X2, with translation MEDELMFSMDNEGSGTRPSVHRNPPKQRVSSLTDNDDDDEDDEAFSCSILDDPAREICHYMQNLANNRQLSDSLPKSNFSYQNQSEHLAEGSYQVLSESARESWINAVKKAKAMPDPWAEFHLEDKETESGLRYRYNAITGEWGQDHVHIKMAAQPFGRGAMRECFRTKKLSSFSHSSNWKSASNYVAKRYMETVEPSVYFEDVRLQMEAKLWGEEFNRHRPPKQVDIMQMCVVELSQRPGKPLFHLEHYIEGKYIKYNSNSGFVRDDNIRLTPQAFSHFSFERSGHQLIVVDIQGVGDLYTDPQIHTEKGTDFGDGNLGVRGMALFFHSHLCNKICKSMGLTPFDLSPAERQQLDCTNKLLKSAKTVLRGCEEQCGSPRVRTISGSRAPPQLSRMSETSSVDESMSDADSMPCSPLVAPFVMARSPVGLSFTGMHEHENAGEHRESDSGGDSGYPSERRSEGDPNDQADGLTEEKWSFFHSSRAHVHRSSCVATEIERLDSLMQKRLGQSILGKVHLAMVRYHEAGRFCEKDEQWDEESAAFHLERAAQCGELEAIVAIGQCCLQLPHHILPDMTLEENAGNKMKGFKYLLMAAEAGDRSSMITVARAFDTGVNLSADRKQDWVAAIRWYDKALNMVEHDEGGEFDGIQDEPRYLLLAREAEMFLVGGYDLAADPQKAGDLFTEAAEAAMEAMKGRSANQYYMKAEEAWALMEE, from the exons ATGGAGGACGAGCTAATGTTTAGCATGGACAACGAGGGCAGCGGCACCCGACCCTCCGTGCACAGAAATCCGCCCAAGCAGCGCGTCTCCTCCCTCACCGacaatgacgacgacgacgaagacgacgagGCCTTCTCCTGCTCCATCTTGGACGACCCCGCCCGTGAGATCTGCCACTACATGCAGAATCTAGCCAACAACCGCCAGCTGTCCGACTCTTTGCCCAAGAGCAACTTCTCATACCAG AATCAAAGTGAGCATTTGGCGGAAGGTTCGTACCAGGTTTTGTCTGAGAGTGCACGG GAGTCGTGGATAAACGCGGTGAAAAAGGCCAAAGCTATGCCCGACCCTTGGGCCGAGTTTCACCTGGAGGATAAAGAGACGGAATCGGGTTTACGCTACAG GTATAATGCTATAACAGGCGAGTGGGGCCAAGACCACGTCCACATCAAAATGGCTGCCCAG CCTTTTGGGAGAGGAGCCATGAGGGAGTGCTTCAGAAC GAAAAAGCTGTCCAGCTTCTCGCACAGCAGCAACTGGAAATCGGCGTCCAACTACGTGGCCAAGCGCTACATGGAGACGGTGGAGCCAAGTGTCTACTTTGAGGACGTCCGCTTACAGATGGAGGCCAAACTGTGGGGGGAGGAATTCAACCGCCACAGGCCCCCCAAACAG GTGGACATCATGCAGATGTGTGTGGTGGAGTTGAGCCAAAGGCCCGGAAAGCCGCTCTTCCATCTGGAGCATTACATCGAGGGAAAGTACATCAAGTATAACTCCAACTCGGGATTCGTAAGGGACGACAACATCAGGCTGACGCCACAG gCATTCAGCCACTTCAGTTTCGAGCGTTCGGGCCACCAGCTGATTGTGGTTGACATCCAGGGCGTGGGTGACCtttacaccgacccccagaTTCACACAGAAAAAGGAACTGATTTTGGAGATGGAAACCTGG GCGTTCGAGGCATGGCACTTTTCTTCCACTCGCACTTGTGCAACAAAATCTGCAAGAGCATGGGCCTGACGCCGTTTGATTTGTCCCCGGCCGAGAGACAGCAGCTGGACTGTACCAACAAACTCTTG AAATCGGCCAAGACGGTGCTGAGGGGCTGCGAGGAGCAGTGCGGCTCCCCCCGCGTGCGCACCATATCCGGGAGCCGGGCGCCGCCGCAGCTGTCTCGCATGTCCGAGACGTCGTCGGTGGACGAGAGCATGAGTGACGCCGATTCCATGCCGTGTTCTCCACTGGTGGCGCCATTCGTCATGGCTAGGTCTCCAGTTG GTTTATCTTTTACCGGGATGCATGAACACGAAAATGCAGGGGAACACAGG GAGTCGGACAGCGGGGGGGATAGCGGATACCCCAGCGAGAGGAGGAGTGAAGGGGACCCCAATGACCAGGCGGATGGG CTAACCGAAGAAAAATGGAGTTTCTTCCACTCATCCCGAGCTCACGTACACAGATCTTCCTGCGTGGCTACCGAAATCGAACGACTCGATTCTCTCATGCAAAAGCGACTCGGGCAGTCCATCCTGGGGAAG GTGCACCTAGCCATGGTGCGCTACCACGAAGCTGGACGTTTCTGCGAGAAAGACGAGCAGTGGGATGAAGAATCGGCTGCGTTTCACTTAGAACGAGCGGCGCAATGTGGCGAGCTGGAGGCCATCGTAGCCATTGGACAGTGTTGCCTACAGCTGCCCCATCATATCCTACCTGACATGACCCTAGAG GAAAATGCTGGAAACAAAATGAAAGGCTTTAAATATCTCCTCATGGCTGCCGAAGCGGGCGACCGATCTTCTATGATCACTGTGGCCCGAGCTTTTGATACGGGGGTTAATCTGTCAGCAGACAG GAAGCAGGACTGGGTGGCGGCTATCCGCTGGTACGATAAGGCGCTAAACATGGTCGAACACGACGAGGGAGGCGAGTTTGATGGCATTCAGGATGAGCCTCGCTACCTCCTGCTGGCCAGAGAGGCCGAGATGTTCCTGGTGGGGGGGTATGACCTTGCCGCTGACCCCCAGAAAGCAG GTGACCTGTTTACCGAAGCAGCAGAAGCTGCCATGGAGGCCATGAAAGGACGCTCGGCGAATCAGTACTACATGAAAGCTGAAGAGGCATGGGCGCTGATGGAAGAATAA
- the eef2k gene encoding eukaryotic elongation factor 2 kinase isoform X3, with amino-acid sequence MEDELMFSMDNEGSGTRPSVHRNPPKQRVSSLTDNDDDDEDDEAFSCSILDDPAREICHYMQNLANNRQLSDSLPKSNFSYQESWINAVKKAKAMPDPWAEFHLEDKETESGLRYRYNAITGEWGQDHVHIKMAAQPFGRGAMRECFRTKKLSSFSHSSNWKSASNYVAKRYMETVEPSVYFEDVRLQMEAKLWGEEFNRHRPPKQVDIMQMCVVELSQRPGKPLFHLEHYIEGKYIKYNSNSGFVRDDNIRLTPQAFSHFSFERSGHQLIVVDIQGVGDLYTDPQIHTEKGTDFGDGNLGVRGMALFFHSHLCNKICKSMGLTPFDLSPAERQQLDCTNKLLKSAKTVLRGCEEQCGSPRVRTISGSRAPPQLSRMSETSSVDESMSDADSMPCSPLVAPFVMARSPVGLSFTGMHEHENAGEHRESDSGGDSGYPSERRSEGDPNDQADGARHRYQRHYSESDEDSVRRLTEEKWSFFHSSRAHVHRSSCVATEIERLDSLMQKRLGQSILGKVHLAMVRYHEAGRFCEKDEQWDEESAAFHLERAAQCGELEAIVAIGQCCLQLPHHILPDMTLEENAGNKMKGFKYLLMAAEAGDRSSMITVARAFDTGVNLSADRKQDWVAAIRWYDKALNMVEHDEGGEFDGIQDEPRYLLLAREAEMFLVGGYDLAADPQKAGDLFTEAAEAAMEAMKGRSANQYYMKAEEAWALMEE; translated from the exons ATGGAGGACGAGCTAATGTTTAGCATGGACAACGAGGGCAGCGGCACCCGACCCTCCGTGCACAGAAATCCGCCCAAGCAGCGCGTCTCCTCCCTCACCGacaatgacgacgacgacgaagacgacgagGCCTTCTCCTGCTCCATCTTGGACGACCCCGCCCGTGAGATCTGCCACTACATGCAGAATCTAGCCAACAACCGCCAGCTGTCCGACTCTTTGCCCAAGAGCAACTTCTCATACCAG GAGTCGTGGATAAACGCGGTGAAAAAGGCCAAAGCTATGCCCGACCCTTGGGCCGAGTTTCACCTGGAGGATAAAGAGACGGAATCGGGTTTACGCTACAG GTATAATGCTATAACAGGCGAGTGGGGCCAAGACCACGTCCACATCAAAATGGCTGCCCAG CCTTTTGGGAGAGGAGCCATGAGGGAGTGCTTCAGAAC GAAAAAGCTGTCCAGCTTCTCGCACAGCAGCAACTGGAAATCGGCGTCCAACTACGTGGCCAAGCGCTACATGGAGACGGTGGAGCCAAGTGTCTACTTTGAGGACGTCCGCTTACAGATGGAGGCCAAACTGTGGGGGGAGGAATTCAACCGCCACAGGCCCCCCAAACAG GTGGACATCATGCAGATGTGTGTGGTGGAGTTGAGCCAAAGGCCCGGAAAGCCGCTCTTCCATCTGGAGCATTACATCGAGGGAAAGTACATCAAGTATAACTCCAACTCGGGATTCGTAAGGGACGACAACATCAGGCTGACGCCACAG gCATTCAGCCACTTCAGTTTCGAGCGTTCGGGCCACCAGCTGATTGTGGTTGACATCCAGGGCGTGGGTGACCtttacaccgacccccagaTTCACACAGAAAAAGGAACTGATTTTGGAGATGGAAACCTGG GCGTTCGAGGCATGGCACTTTTCTTCCACTCGCACTTGTGCAACAAAATCTGCAAGAGCATGGGCCTGACGCCGTTTGATTTGTCCCCGGCCGAGAGACAGCAGCTGGACTGTACCAACAAACTCTTG AAATCGGCCAAGACGGTGCTGAGGGGCTGCGAGGAGCAGTGCGGCTCCCCCCGCGTGCGCACCATATCCGGGAGCCGGGCGCCGCCGCAGCTGTCTCGCATGTCCGAGACGTCGTCGGTGGACGAGAGCATGAGTGACGCCGATTCCATGCCGTGTTCTCCACTGGTGGCGCCATTCGTCATGGCTAGGTCTCCAGTTG GTTTATCTTTTACCGGGATGCATGAACACGAAAATGCAGGGGAACACAGG GAGTCGGACAGCGGGGGGGATAGCGGATACCCCAGCGAGAGGAGGAGTGAAGGGGACCCCAATGACCAGGCGGATGGG GCTCGCCACCGCTACCAAAGACATTATTCCGAGTCGGACGAGGACAGTGTCAGACGG CTAACCGAAGAAAAATGGAGTTTCTTCCACTCATCCCGAGCTCACGTACACAGATCTTCCTGCGTGGCTACCGAAATCGAACGACTCGATTCTCTCATGCAAAAGCGACTCGGGCAGTCCATCCTGGGGAAG GTGCACCTAGCCATGGTGCGCTACCACGAAGCTGGACGTTTCTGCGAGAAAGACGAGCAGTGGGATGAAGAATCGGCTGCGTTTCACTTAGAACGAGCGGCGCAATGTGGCGAGCTGGAGGCCATCGTAGCCATTGGACAGTGTTGCCTACAGCTGCCCCATCATATCCTACCTGACATGACCCTAGAG GAAAATGCTGGAAACAAAATGAAAGGCTTTAAATATCTCCTCATGGCTGCCGAAGCGGGCGACCGATCTTCTATGATCACTGTGGCCCGAGCTTTTGATACGGGGGTTAATCTGTCAGCAGACAG GAAGCAGGACTGGGTGGCGGCTATCCGCTGGTACGATAAGGCGCTAAACATGGTCGAACACGACGAGGGAGGCGAGTTTGATGGCATTCAGGATGAGCCTCGCTACCTCCTGCTGGCCAGAGAGGCCGAGATGTTCCTGGTGGGGGGGTATGACCTTGCCGCTGACCCCCAGAAAGCAG GTGACCTGTTTACCGAAGCAGCAGAAGCTGCCATGGAGGCCATGAAAGGACGCTCGGCGAATCAGTACTACATGAAAGCTGAAGAGGCATGGGCGCTGATGGAAGAATAA
- the eef2k gene encoding eukaryotic elongation factor 2 kinase isoform X4, whose amino-acid sequence MEDELMFSMDNEGSGTRPSVHRNPPKQRVSSLTDNDDDDEDDEAFSCSILDDPAREICHYMQNLANNRQLSDSLPKSNFSYQESWINAVKKAKAMPDPWAEFHLEDKETESGLRYRYNAITGEWGQDHVHIKMAAQPFGRGAMRECFRTKKLSSFSHSSNWKSASNYVAKRYMETVEPSVYFEDVRLQMEAKLWGEEFNRHRPPKQVDIMQMCVVELSQRPGKPLFHLEHYIEGKYIKYNSNSGFVRDDNIRLTPQAFSHFSFERSGHQLIVVDIQGVGDLYTDPQIHTEKGTDFGDGNLGVRGMALFFHSHLCNKICKSMGLTPFDLSPAERQQLDCTNKLLKSAKTVLRGCEEQCGSPRVRTISGSRAPPQLSRMSETSSVDESMSDADSMPCSPLVAPFVMARSPVGLSFTGMHEHENAGEHRESDSGGDSGYPSERRSEGDPNDQADGLTEEKWSFFHSSRAHVHRSSCVATEIERLDSLMQKRLGQSILGKVHLAMVRYHEAGRFCEKDEQWDEESAAFHLERAAQCGELEAIVAIGQCCLQLPHHILPDMTLEENAGNKMKGFKYLLMAAEAGDRSSMITVARAFDTGVNLSADRKQDWVAAIRWYDKALNMVEHDEGGEFDGIQDEPRYLLLAREAEMFLVGGYDLAADPQKAGDLFTEAAEAAMEAMKGRSANQYYMKAEEAWALMEE is encoded by the exons ATGGAGGACGAGCTAATGTTTAGCATGGACAACGAGGGCAGCGGCACCCGACCCTCCGTGCACAGAAATCCGCCCAAGCAGCGCGTCTCCTCCCTCACCGacaatgacgacgacgacgaagacgacgagGCCTTCTCCTGCTCCATCTTGGACGACCCCGCCCGTGAGATCTGCCACTACATGCAGAATCTAGCCAACAACCGCCAGCTGTCCGACTCTTTGCCCAAGAGCAACTTCTCATACCAG GAGTCGTGGATAAACGCGGTGAAAAAGGCCAAAGCTATGCCCGACCCTTGGGCCGAGTTTCACCTGGAGGATAAAGAGACGGAATCGGGTTTACGCTACAG GTATAATGCTATAACAGGCGAGTGGGGCCAAGACCACGTCCACATCAAAATGGCTGCCCAG CCTTTTGGGAGAGGAGCCATGAGGGAGTGCTTCAGAAC GAAAAAGCTGTCCAGCTTCTCGCACAGCAGCAACTGGAAATCGGCGTCCAACTACGTGGCCAAGCGCTACATGGAGACGGTGGAGCCAAGTGTCTACTTTGAGGACGTCCGCTTACAGATGGAGGCCAAACTGTGGGGGGAGGAATTCAACCGCCACAGGCCCCCCAAACAG GTGGACATCATGCAGATGTGTGTGGTGGAGTTGAGCCAAAGGCCCGGAAAGCCGCTCTTCCATCTGGAGCATTACATCGAGGGAAAGTACATCAAGTATAACTCCAACTCGGGATTCGTAAGGGACGACAACATCAGGCTGACGCCACAG gCATTCAGCCACTTCAGTTTCGAGCGTTCGGGCCACCAGCTGATTGTGGTTGACATCCAGGGCGTGGGTGACCtttacaccgacccccagaTTCACACAGAAAAAGGAACTGATTTTGGAGATGGAAACCTGG GCGTTCGAGGCATGGCACTTTTCTTCCACTCGCACTTGTGCAACAAAATCTGCAAGAGCATGGGCCTGACGCCGTTTGATTTGTCCCCGGCCGAGAGACAGCAGCTGGACTGTACCAACAAACTCTTG AAATCGGCCAAGACGGTGCTGAGGGGCTGCGAGGAGCAGTGCGGCTCCCCCCGCGTGCGCACCATATCCGGGAGCCGGGCGCCGCCGCAGCTGTCTCGCATGTCCGAGACGTCGTCGGTGGACGAGAGCATGAGTGACGCCGATTCCATGCCGTGTTCTCCACTGGTGGCGCCATTCGTCATGGCTAGGTCTCCAGTTG GTTTATCTTTTACCGGGATGCATGAACACGAAAATGCAGGGGAACACAGG GAGTCGGACAGCGGGGGGGATAGCGGATACCCCAGCGAGAGGAGGAGTGAAGGGGACCCCAATGACCAGGCGGATGGG CTAACCGAAGAAAAATGGAGTTTCTTCCACTCATCCCGAGCTCACGTACACAGATCTTCCTGCGTGGCTACCGAAATCGAACGACTCGATTCTCTCATGCAAAAGCGACTCGGGCAGTCCATCCTGGGGAAG GTGCACCTAGCCATGGTGCGCTACCACGAAGCTGGACGTTTCTGCGAGAAAGACGAGCAGTGGGATGAAGAATCGGCTGCGTTTCACTTAGAACGAGCGGCGCAATGTGGCGAGCTGGAGGCCATCGTAGCCATTGGACAGTGTTGCCTACAGCTGCCCCATCATATCCTACCTGACATGACCCTAGAG GAAAATGCTGGAAACAAAATGAAAGGCTTTAAATATCTCCTCATGGCTGCCGAAGCGGGCGACCGATCTTCTATGATCACTGTGGCCCGAGCTTTTGATACGGGGGTTAATCTGTCAGCAGACAG GAAGCAGGACTGGGTGGCGGCTATCCGCTGGTACGATAAGGCGCTAAACATGGTCGAACACGACGAGGGAGGCGAGTTTGATGGCATTCAGGATGAGCCTCGCTACCTCCTGCTGGCCAGAGAGGCCGAGATGTTCCTGGTGGGGGGGTATGACCTTGCCGCTGACCCCCAGAAAGCAG GTGACCTGTTTACCGAAGCAGCAGAAGCTGCCATGGAGGCCATGAAAGGACGCTCGGCGAATCAGTACTACATGAAAGCTGAAGAGGCATGGGCGCTGATGGAAGAATAA